cgtgccgtgggccgggccgtcgggcctcgggccttttgtCCATCTATACATGTAGGGAGGTGAGTGAAGTGTATTTGGCCGAGCTGTGCGGCAGAACGTGGCATGGGTTGAGGGTGAGCAGTTGCTCCAGTAGTGCATGGGTGTGCTTTTATAAGCATGTAATCAGTTTGTGTGTGTGAGATGAAAAATACAAGTGCATTGGTGCTGGTGTGCAGTGCCAAAACAAATACATCTCTTGTGCTTTCAGAATTTTTCTTGTGTGTTTTAGCCACAATATCGTGCGTGCGTTCTTAGTGTTTGGGCTAACAAAACACAGTATATGATGCATGACTACGCGAATGCGtaggctacctttctagttaaATATAAATCATTCATTTTCCATGACTTACGAGTAGTTGTATGCACACTTTTTGCAATTGCAAGAGAAGCAGCTTTGCATGTTCATACATATATCAAATACATATAGCACCTATATTATGCGTCCTGCAGATCTTCTCTAGTTTCCCAATCAAATCCTCTGATGTCCAATCCAAGAAACCTGTCCATGAAGATGATGTTGGCTGGCGTTCCATCCCTCAACAACGATGATCACCGGCGGCGGGGGCATGGGAGAAGCGACCTGATCACCGTCAAGGTGATGGCCATTTTGCCTCTGCTGATCTCCACTCCAGCCCACTCCATCGGCGgtgtcgtcgacgacgacgacgatgtggaGTATGTGGAGATAACATGCTACATCGACACGCAGCCATTCGACTACTGCTTCGAGCAAGCCTACCTGTTGCTGTCCGACAACGAACCACGCAAGACTGTACATGGTAATCACCCTGTCCTTGCACCCAAACGCAAAGGTCAGGATACTTTCACCGCTCCACCGAGGAAGTGGCTCAAGATGCATCTTGTCTGCCGGAAGCCTCGCATCGATAGGTGCACGATAGCCCTTAGATTCGATACCATATATCTGATGGCATTCAGCACTAATCAGAACCAGTGGTACAGCATGTACTCTGGGTTCCCAATTGCTCACACCAGACTCCCCTTTGATGAGGATTACTTTGCTCTTGCCGGGGGCACAAGTAATCTGGTTACTGTGCCATTGGGGAAAGAATCTGCGCTGGATGCAATACACACCCTTGCTAC
Above is a window of Oryza sativa Japonica Group chromosome 10, ASM3414082v1 DNA encoding:
- the LOC9272176 gene encoding 60 kDa jasmonate-induced protein encodes the protein MSNPRNLSMKMMLAGVPSLNNDDHRRRGHGRSDLITVKVMAILPLLISTPAHSIGGVVDDDDDVEYVEITCYIDTQPFDYCFEQAYLLLSDNEPRKTVHGNHPVLAPKRKGQDTFTAPPRKWLKMHLVCRKPRIDRCTIALRFDTIYLMAFSTNQNQWYSMYSGFPIAHTRLPFDEDYFALAGGTSNLVTVPLGKESALDAIHTLATFDGESANDLKIPLVKLRIMFSEALKLKPVRLAFSRDWNEETHITKQDANYIGCWGLMSFNLVAWKNSGYAYWKSEKKLENCLVNTPWNASEVGDLLMRPNDEAI